A single window of Thalassomonas viridans DNA harbors:
- a CDS encoding TonB-dependent receptor domain-containing protein — protein MYISSKVARAVKLALVFGTASAALITSNSLLAEEAQAEKEVERIAVTGSRIRRPGAVSTSPILSMDAEEMSYMQEPEVEKILRVLPGTTPGDGANANNGSAGAATVNLRGLEPERSLVLMNGRRLVPFNYDGQVDTATIPTALVDRVDLVTGGASAVYGSDAIAGAVNFIMKNNFEGVALEYNFAETEEGDGTRDTISLTLGSNLEDGRGNVAVSMSWMNRDAILLGDRDLGLLGIDTASGAGYEQFRNGEPPVDPVAGCGGPNTVDFVQGSGSTTSIPTRFAIVGAGAAASGQFRDDGTIGDECSRFNFNPFNFYQTPQERYSATAIAHYDINDDVRAYTTFNFSNVTVDTQVAPSGTFGASFDLPLANPLIGDQARQWMIDAANTALGNDLLADGGSWNDVNGNGVVDEADYLTVQLRRRTAELGARTELYDTDQFQVLAGFEGTLYEDWGFDISYQYGESNRVTTRGGYTNLTNVQNALDTTDGVTCANGDSNCVPINLFGGFGTITPEMAAYAQAIALQTQKYEQRVAQLVIDGPVEFIEVPGVGEPLSISIGFEHRQEKGTLTPDECLKLAPASCQGGAGGNLLPISGGYKADEIFIEGILPIFDGAEYADILDFEFGYRAADYDSVGNVSTWKLGFSWRPVEDLLIRVMQQSATRAPNVGEIASPVVTGLDNALQDPCSVANAANIDDTLRQLCISTGMTDAQVGQVQDVISGQINSIDGSDPANLPSEEEADTFTAGFVWSSEFLDSFTLTVDYYDIDIDDVIGEFTAQEVLDACYINGLASECAKIRRIGGDLTVAGSGVELFTTNLKNQRAEGIEVGVNFNVKLGDMGDLALSANINKYLTHEKQASDVQPVIDCKGYFGTSCDPVSDLRWVQRTTWSYEDFTVSLLWRHMSSVEVEPFQYAAATAEGGPGYFDAFKKIDSADYIDLFASYHYGDHIKFTFGVDNLFEEDPPVVGGEAGSTQYNSGNTFPSNYDVLGRLYKVGVKFEF, from the coding sequence ATGTATATAAGCTCCAAAGTTGCCAGAGCCGTCAAGCTTGCCCTCGTATTCGGCACAGCTTCCGCCGCTCTGATAACATCCAATAGTCTCTTGGCAGAAGAAGCACAGGCAGAAAAAGAAGTAGAACGAATTGCAGTAACCGGTAGCCGCATCCGTCGTCCGGGCGCGGTCTCTACCAGTCCTATTCTTTCTATGGATGCGGAAGAAATGAGTTATATGCAGGAGCCTGAAGTTGAAAAGATCCTGCGGGTTTTACCCGGTACCACCCCGGGGGACGGCGCCAATGCCAATAACGGCTCGGCCGGAGCCGCCACAGTCAACTTAAGGGGACTGGAACCCGAACGTTCCTTAGTCTTAATGAACGGTCGCCGCCTGGTTCCCTTTAATTATGACGGCCAGGTGGATACCGCCACTATTCCCACGGCCCTGGTCGACCGGGTTGACCTGGTCACCGGCGGCGCTTCCGCGGTATACGGCTCCGACGCCATTGCCGGCGCCGTCAACTTTATCATGAAGAACAATTTTGAAGGGGTGGCCCTGGAATATAACTTTGCCGAAACCGAAGAAGGCGACGGCACCCGGGATACCATTTCCCTGACCCTGGGCTCCAACCTGGAGGACGGGCGGGGTAATGTCGCCGTATCCATGAGCTGGATGAACCGGGATGCCATTTTACTCGGCGACCGTGATCTCGGCCTGCTGGGTATAGATACCGCCAGCGGCGCCGGTTATGAACAGTTCAGAAATGGCGAGCCGCCGGTAGATCCCGTTGCCGGTTGCGGCGGTCCCAATACCGTAGACTTTGTCCAGGGCTCAGGTTCCACTACCTCTATTCCCACCCGGTTTGCCATTGTCGGCGCAGGTGCTGCTGCTTCCGGGCAATTCAGGGATGACGGAACTATCGGCGATGAATGTAGCCGCTTTAATTTTAACCCTTTTAACTTCTACCAGACCCCGCAGGAGAGATACAGCGCCACCGCCATCGCCCACTATGATATCAATGACGATGTCCGCGCCTATACCACCTTTAACTTCAGCAATGTCACCGTAGATACCCAGGTTGCCCCTTCCGGTACTTTTGGCGCTTCCTTTGACCTGCCGCTGGCCAACCCGCTAATCGGCGATCAGGCAAGACAATGGATGATAGACGCCGCTAATACCGCTTTAGGCAACGACCTGTTGGCCGATGGCGGCAGCTGGAATGACGTCAACGGCAACGGCGTGGTGGATGAGGCAGACTACCTGACGGTGCAACTGCGCCGGCGTACCGCAGAATTAGGCGCCCGCACCGAACTTTACGATACCGACCAGTTCCAGGTGCTGGCAGGATTTGAAGGCACCCTGTACGAAGACTGGGGATTTGATATCTCCTATCAGTACGGCGAGTCTAACCGGGTCACCACCCGCGGCGGTTATACCAACCTCACCAATGTGCAAAATGCCCTGGATACCACAGATGGCGTCACCTGTGCCAACGGCGACAGCAACTGTGTGCCCATCAACCTCTTCGGCGGTTTCGGCACCATCACCCCGGAAATGGCGGCTTATGCCCAGGCCATAGCCCTGCAAACCCAGAAATATGAGCAAAGGGTGGCTCAGCTGGTGATCGACGGGCCGGTGGAATTTATTGAAGTACCGGGCGTAGGCGAGCCCTTGTCCATCAGCATAGGTTTCGAACACCGGCAGGAAAAAGGCACCTTAACCCCGGATGAATGTTTGAAACTCGCCCCCGCCAGCTGTCAGGGCGGCGCCGGCGGTAACTTATTGCCGATTTCCGGCGGTTATAAAGCTGACGAAATTTTCATCGAAGGTATACTGCCCATCTTTGACGGCGCCGAATATGCCGATATCCTGGATTTCGAATTTGGTTACCGCGCCGCCGATTATGACTCGGTCGGTAATGTCAGCACCTGGAAACTGGGCTTCAGCTGGCGGCCGGTGGAGGACTTGTTGATCCGCGTTATGCAGCAATCTGCCACCCGGGCGCCGAATGTCGGTGAAATAGCATCCCCTGTGGTCACCGGACTGGATAACGCCCTGCAAGACCCCTGCTCTGTCGCCAACGCCGCCAATATTGACGACACCCTGCGCCAGCTTTGTATTTCCACCGGCATGACAGACGCTCAGGTCGGCCAGGTACAGGATGTGATCTCCGGGCAAATTAATTCTATCGACGGCAGCGATCCCGCCAACTTACCTTCAGAAGAAGAAGCGGATACCTTTACCGCGGGTTTTGTCTGGAGCTCGGAATTTCTTGACAGCTTCACCCTGACGGTGGATTACTATGATATCGATATTGATGATGTTATCGGTGAATTTACCGCCCAGGAAGTGCTGGATGCCTGCTATATCAACGGCCTGGCCAGCGAATGTGCCAAAATCAGACGTATCGGCGGCGACCTGACGGTAGCCGGTTCCGGGGTTGAACTGTTTACCACTAACCTGAAAAACCAGCGGGCGGAAGGTATCGAAGTCGGTGTCAACTTTAACGTCAAACTCGGGGATATGGGAGATCTGGCTCTTTCCGCCAATATCAACAAATACCTGACCCACGAGAAGCAGGCATCCGATGTCCAGCCGGTTATCGACTGTAAAGGCTATTTCGGCACCTCCTGTGATCCGGTATCGGATCTGCGCTGGGTACAAAGAACCACCTGGAGCTATGAAGACTTTACCGTGTCCCTGTTATGGCGCCATATGAGCAGCGTAGAAGTCGAACCCTTCCAGTATGCCGCAGCAACGGCCGAGGGCGGACCTGGTTATTTCGATGCCTTCAAGAAGATCGACAGCGCTGATTATATCGACCTGTTCGCCAGTTACCACTACGGCGATCATATCAAGTTTACCTTCGGCGTAGATAACCTGTTCGAGGAAGATCCACCGGTCGTCGGCGGTGAGGCAGGCAGCACCCAGTATAACTCGGGTAATACCTTCCCCAGTAACTATGATGTTTTAGGCCGCCTTTACAAGGTAGGGGTGAAGTTTGAATTTTAA
- a CDS encoding LytR/AlgR family response regulator transcription factor, with translation MLYLDQAEGEMLKVLVADGEKTTQDTVALLLENEVDVEVLPGIAEGRQVLAFCRAHPVDIIFLDVDIPGINGLELARSLTKICPVIFISRHKAYALDAFELNAVDYLLKPIDENRFYCAFNKARTKLQAERDNQVQDMVSLVQHLVTQQEKPYKSRLVIKDPGHIRLIDVDEVNYITGAGNYADVHMLEGKHYLHRETLTALEKQLDPNEFLRIHRSTIIRSSSVSELYPNDNGDYTVVIKSGEQLTLSRRNKNKLEQLIGLG, from the coding sequence GTGCTTTATTTAGATCAGGCGGAGGGGGAAATGCTTAAAGTCTTAGTGGCAGACGGAGAAAAAACAACGCAGGATACCGTTGCTCTTCTGCTTGAAAATGAGGTGGATGTTGAAGTGCTGCCAGGTATAGCAGAAGGCCGACAGGTGCTGGCATTCTGCCGGGCACATCCGGTGGACATCATTTTTCTGGATGTCGATATTCCCGGCATAAACGGTCTGGAGCTGGCCCGGTCGTTAACGAAAATCTGTCCGGTGATATTTATCAGCCGTCATAAAGCTTATGCGCTCGATGCCTTTGAGCTTAATGCCGTTGATTATCTGTTAAAGCCTATTGATGAAAACCGTTTTTATTGCGCTTTTAATAAGGCGAGGACTAAACTGCAGGCAGAGCGTGACAATCAGGTGCAGGACATGGTGTCCCTGGTCCAGCATTTAGTGACCCAGCAGGAGAAGCCCTATAAAAGCCGTTTGGTGATAAAAGATCCCGGGCATATCAGGTTAATTGATGTCGATGAGGTTAATTATATTACCGGAGCAGGCAATTATGCGGATGTGCATATGCTCGAAGGTAAGCATTACTTGCACCGGGAAACCCTGACCGCTTTAGAAAAACAGCTTGACCCGAATGAATTTCTGCGTATCCACAGATCTACCATTATCCGCAGCAGCAGCGTCAGCGAGTTATATCCTAATGATAACGGCGATTATACCGTAGTGATTAAAAGCGGCGAGCAGTTGACCCTGTCAAGAAGAAATAAAAATAAGCTGGAGCAGCTAATCGGTTTAGGTTAG
- a CDS encoding SAM-dependent methyltransferase, with amino-acid sequence MNEQRGSIVCVGVGMTLGSHLSPLSRSYIEQADVVFSLVSDGLVEQWISQMNPDVRSLQSYYHEGTSRLVSYNAMVDAILAEVKAGKKVVGAFYGHPGVFACVPHRVIEQARAQGYYGKMEPGISAEDCLFSDLAIDPGQFGCSHFEASQFMFYKRIIDPSAYLILWQVGIAGDLSLSKFSTGESYRLVLIDILSEHYPKDHQVILYEAPTLPIHSHRIERLPLSSLIRAEIHGYTTLVIPPCQELTRNLEVLKRLDAIDSGRTNANFV; translated from the coding sequence ATGAATGAACAACGAGGAAGTATCGTATGTGTTGGCGTAGGCATGACACTGGGTTCTCATTTGAGTCCGTTATCAAGGAGTTATATTGAGCAGGCCGATGTGGTCTTTTCTCTTGTTTCAGACGGTTTAGTTGAGCAGTGGATCAGCCAGATGAACCCTGATGTACGCAGCTTACAATCTTATTATCATGAAGGCACATCCCGCTTGGTTTCTTATAATGCCATGGTCGATGCCATATTAGCGGAAGTGAAAGCGGGTAAAAAAGTCGTTGGTGCCTTTTACGGGCATCCGGGGGTTTTTGCCTGTGTTCCCCACCGGGTGATCGAACAGGCCAGGGCCCAGGGATACTATGGGAAAATGGAGCCCGGCATTTCCGCCGAAGATTGTCTTTTTTCTGATCTGGCGATAGATCCCGGCCAGTTTGGCTGCAGCCACTTTGAAGCCAGCCAGTTTATGTTTTATAAGCGCATCATAGATCCCTCCGCCTATTTGATTCTATGGCAGGTCGGCATTGCCGGCGATCTTTCCCTGAGCAAATTTTCCACCGGCGAGAGCTACCGCCTGGTACTGATAGACATCTTGTCCGAACATTATCCCAAAGATCATCAAGTGATCTTATATGAGGCGCCGACTTTGCCTATTCACAGCCACCGTATTGAGCGGCTGCCCCTGTCATCATTGATCCGGGCCGAAATCCACGGTTATACCACTTTAGTTATCCCCCCCTGTCAGGAATTGACCCGTAATCTTGAAGTGTTGAAACGGTTAGATGCCATCGACAGTGGCCGCACTAATGCCAACTTTGTTTAA
- a CDS encoding GGDEF domain-containing protein produces the protein MIAFVYRLISFCAYLNLCFSFVAAAQENSFIKGFEEFQKTESQIHYADSIRTANRALFNRLVAELKLKQGTLTVKQNLYLTYFMGYQKAIAGEIKAAIALLDKVIEQDEYQFVKYRAIITKVTIHSTSKNYTQGFLVLNNLLPELKVLEDKIIYPEALFAVASFYNRLSIYHLSQQYTQQLLDTKPSPRYVCLANMLYVESMFFLKELTMEKIDNAWVAQCQAIGENMAANFIHVIIAEFYLNENKPELALELLLQHLQSVKSTQYYLLISRFNSFIAQAYYALGNYRLAERYALMVIDKIAENHSSLSIVRASKILYQLNKDKGDLTKALSFHELYTIHDKLYNDDLNKRSFTYQIAEDNNREKNNQLIILFEQNKNLKLERTLHERTREKDQLLILSLMLIVAILAYWTYKSKLTQRKLKKMAEYDELTGILNRRCFNELADTAIKYCRQSGQPISLILFDLDEFKAINDTYGHQVGDWVLKNTIMTCQKLCRKNDIFGRFGGEEFTILLPGCDNDKAFELAESCRTVISEISTLETGYDFKISASFGICSSENGSYSLNEIVKAADEAMYHAKSSGRNRVSIYGIDMHNTAEEPCLNETVTTVE, from the coding sequence ATGATTGCCTTTGTATATCGCCTTATTTCGTTCTGCGCTTATTTAAACCTGTGCTTCTCTTTTGTTGCAGCGGCACAGGAAAACAGTTTTATTAAAGGGTTTGAAGAATTTCAAAAAACGGAATCACAAATTCATTACGCCGACAGCATACGTACGGCAAACCGGGCCCTGTTCAACCGCCTGGTGGCCGAGCTGAAACTCAAACAAGGCACCTTAACGGTAAAACAGAATCTGTATCTTACCTACTTTATGGGTTATCAAAAAGCCATTGCCGGCGAGATCAAAGCGGCCATTGCCTTGCTTGATAAGGTGATTGAGCAAGATGAATATCAGTTTGTGAAATACCGTGCCATTATCACCAAAGTGACCATTCATTCCACCAGTAAGAATTATACCCAGGGGTTCCTGGTATTGAATAACCTGCTGCCTGAGCTGAAAGTGCTGGAGGATAAAATTATTTATCCCGAGGCATTGTTTGCCGTGGCATCTTTCTACAACCGGCTGTCAATTTATCACTTAAGCCAGCAATATACCCAGCAGCTGCTGGATACCAAACCCTCTCCCCGTTATGTTTGCCTGGCCAACATGCTTTATGTCGAGTCGATGTTTTTTCTCAAAGAGTTGACCATGGAAAAAATAGACAATGCCTGGGTGGCGCAATGCCAGGCCATAGGGGAAAACATGGCGGCTAATTTTATTCATGTGATCATTGCGGAATTTTATCTTAATGAGAATAAGCCGGAGCTGGCGCTTGAGTTGTTGCTGCAGCATTTGCAGTCGGTAAAAAGCACCCAGTATTACTTGCTGATCAGCAGGTTCAATTCATTCATTGCCCAGGCTTATTATGCCTTGGGCAATTATCGCCTGGCTGAACGTTATGCCTTGATGGTGATAGATAAAATCGCGGAAAACCATAGTTCTTTATCTATCGTCCGGGCGAGTAAAATATTGTATCAGCTCAATAAAGACAAAGGGGATCTGACCAAGGCATTATCTTTTCACGAGCTCTATACCATACATGACAAATTATATAATGATGATCTGAATAAGCGCAGTTTCACCTACCAGATTGCCGAAGATAATAACCGGGAAAAAAACAACCAGCTCATCATCTTGTTTGAGCAAAATAAAAACCTCAAGCTGGAAAGGACTCTCCATGAGCGCACCCGGGAAAAAGATCAGCTGCTGATCCTGTCGTTAATGCTGATTGTCGCCATTCTCGCTTATTGGACCTATAAATCCAAGCTCACCCAGAGAAAACTGAAAAAGATGGCGGAATATGATGAGCTGACCGGCATTCTCAATCGCCGTTGTTTTAATGAACTTGCCGATACCGCCATCAAGTATTGCCGCCAAAGCGGCCAGCCTATCAGTTTGATCCTGTTTGATTTGGATGAATTTAAAGCTATTAATGATACCTACGGCCATCAGGTAGGGGACTGGGTGTTGAAAAACACCATAATGACCTGCCAGAAGCTTTGCCGCAAAAACGATATTTTCGGCCGCTTTGGCGGCGAAGAATTTACCATTCTTTTACCCGGCTGTGATAACGACAAGGCTTTTGAGCTGGCGGAGTCCTGCCGGACTGTTATCAGTGAAATCTCAACCCTGGAAACCGGCTACGACTTTAAGATTTCCGCCAGTTTTGGTATCTGCTCATCCGAAAATGGTTCATATAGTTTAAATGAAATTGTCAAAGCGGCCGATGAAGCCATGTATCACGCTAAAAGTTCAGGGCGCAACCGGGTCAGTATATACGGTATTGATATGCACAATACTGCTGAAGAGCCTTGCCTGAATGAAACGGTAACTACAGTAGAATAG